The Apis cerana isolate GH-2021 linkage group LG10, AcerK_1.0, whole genome shotgun sequence DNA window TGAATTACTAAGAAGTAGCCTTCGGGATGACATTATGGCTATGGTCTAAACGGTGCATGGCGCTCATCAGAGGGATGCAACAGTGCACCTggcacacatacacacagaGCAGCTCTTACTCCAATACAAACACGTGCCTCGTAATATCGAGACTTTTCATGCATCACTTTTTTCCGCGCGGTTACTGATACGGGAGAAACAACGGGTGGACGTATGTTTTCTGAATGgacgtaataaattaatctacgTTTTGCTGATGTGTCTCAATGTTTTGAGACCGCGTCGCATccgttcttttttccctctagGAGGTTATTGATTCCCGTATAAGAGTGAAGCCAGACGAGTAATGATCATTGGCTGGCTCATTTCTAACAAACTGAAAACTTGTTATCACTGTAGAAAAAAAGGAGCCAACAAGCCTTCCAGCGGTAATCTTGATCACGCACCTCTTCAGAAAATCCATTAACTCGTTCGACAACACTAAAATCGACACAATTTTCACTGATTTCAGCTGTTCAGATCGCTACAAACTGCGCACCGTTCATCCCGAAGCAACTAATGTCCTGATATTAACGATAATTGATCGCTCACCTGCTGCACCAACGAACCTGACAATTAGCCATTTTCATTCCGCCACTACAGTCTGTTTCGCATTGTCGATAATAAACATACTTTATGGACGAGCTTGTTACTTGCGGCGCTAGTATCCACATAAAATCAGTCGATTATGTTGTTTGGAAAGGTTCATtctagaagaatatttttatttaatgcattCCTaagtttgtatttaaataataattacaaagaacatacgatatttttcaacatttcatgtaaatttgtaaaatgataaatgataaatttgtatCAATACAACTTTTTTGatgtattattaagaaaactaTGTTATCTTATGAGATCaagattgatttttgtttgtttgtatcagaaagaatacatatatacatacatacatatcacacacacgcacacacgcgcgcacacacacgcaccaaaatattttgattttaaaaatatggttataattaaactttttattttttataaaaagttatttatagtatattgaaataaaatcgattaaacaaggtcaattttaaatcttatatttaaatataaattcaaataatgttcaattaaatattataatatatatttatagcaataaatctatttgacataaataaaattatttagaaaatttatgactctttacatgtaaaaatatataatatttaaaaatatctaaaattgtatcgatatatatttaaataatttattacattaaaaattaatctgttatagttttattttaataaaaaaaaatttttttaaatttcaaattattaacatttaaatatatactcaaatcacttattttaataaaatttttgaaattaataaaataaataacaattatttacttaatttattaaaaattacttactcatattaaaattatttcatatgataataattggaaaatattggtttaaatcattttatttattggcgAACATCATTATCACTGATTTTCAAGTTGACAGTCGtgcatagaaaagaaaaaatagtatgCGCGAATACTTACACCAgtcataagaaatatatactttcGTGTCGTAGTGTCAGAGAATAATAGTATTCGCAATTCTGTTAGATAGATTTGggcgattaatattaaatacaaaatatatatttgtagcagtaatattttatctctctttcgttCGCACTCACACTCTCTCtcgtaatataataacacatATCTCTTTGTAATATAGATAATCTTTCTTTGATTTTGCAAGGCCAGCATAGAAATCACACTAGAGAATGATGAActtagtctttttttttctaaattttagacAAAGAGACGCTCTTATCAAATGACccattatttaaacataattaacattatatacatttgtaaAAGTAATTTCACCTAATTTTCGAgcttttcataaatatgaaatttaatgcgcagtaatgaaaatttgtgaGTACTTGCATTTATATTCGATAGtgagatatatgtatacagctattaaaatttctttcatatccTGCagcatcaaatttttatattgtatgtatatacgtatgtgcGTGCTTTCTTCAAATCATTTTAgttgtttgtttataaaacgatattttggAATTCAAAATCACTCGAGATATATTTTCTGGTAGTCGAGATGCTTCGAGTATCTCTCTTACAAATTCCACGAAATCAAATATTCGGATGACCTATTTTTCGCTCAGTCTAAAACAACATTGTAAATATACGTTGATCGTAAACTCTATAAAATACACCGTGTGTGCTCATCTTTACGACAGTTAAAAATAGCATTACTGAAAAGTGTTCGCAGCGATtactattttttgtatattttttgaaagtttcattttgttgaaaattttagcCGGCAttacaaaaatcattatttgaaataaatttaaaagtaaattgtcATAAAATAGATTCCAAGATATAGTTCTTTTATATGTGATGATGTTTTGacgagaaattttcattttttcgtataccacaatttttttctagagaTAAGAATTCTCGTGAATAACGATTTTTCGCTATAAACAATAcaagtaattgaaaaaaatcatgtcATATCGAGAAAATGACAAATTAGAAGTTTCATTTAAAGAGGAAAATTGTGATATAGTCCAAAACGACATTGTACAGGCAGTGATAATCGTAATATGtctgcaaaatatttataaagagatacaaaattcagaaaaaaaaaacttgtactTGTAGAAAAAACTTTTGCTTGAGAAAAGTACATGCTATTTTATACGCAGATTTTAGAGGCGAATATTGTATGAAAAGGAATGTAGAAAACTAAGAAAAGTAGATTTTACTATGATAAACTTTGGTATTATATATGAGTGAACTTTCGAGTCCCTctgtcctttcttttcttcaacaTTTTCGATCTTTCTACGTAGAAAGATagccaaatatttataaaaaaaaaaaaaaaagaaaaaaaaaaaaaaaacatataaaatacaacgaaattaataataatgataataatattaataatataataataatagcaatagttttaataataataaaaataaatcatactaATACCATTTTGtgaaagataatgaaaaaaacggTGCATAACTAAGCAAATGAAATACACTTAGTTTACTTTGCGTATTAGTGAACAATGAACGGTAATACGTGTCTTACTCGTATGTTACTGACACATCgatatatcgtaataattgttattaaacaatttggtGCATTTAAATCATTACAACCGTGAAAACGGTTAGAAAATCTAATCTTATTCTACATTGGCTAATGATGCCGGAAGATTTAACTAACGAGGtgttttcatatttgttaaaGTTGTTTCAGACTAATACTAAAAAACTAGTAATGGTTTCGGTAAATTCACCGCGACGAATACTGTAATTAACGATACATATCCTTGTTTCAATGTGAGACGTcagaaatatatcgataaaacacATATTTCTATAACCCACAAGCGTATGGGTATTTATACCAGtcactttatattattgtatggGACAATATGCAGTTATCTCATTCGAAAACAGTATGAGAATTGTAActgctattttatatataatatataatatatatatatatatatatatcgatctttcgatttatgcacatttaattattacaagtaaaatatgttatattaatttctgtatatttattcTCGATTTTGGAAACTAAGTCTAAAGGCCATGttactttttattctaatCTATCTATTATAATGACAAGATGTACCTACTTTTTCAAACATTcctatttgtatttatttatgtgtATGTTTGTATGTgtcatttatttgtaattatattgacTATTAGAGATTAACTTACGtctactaataaattaatagataaataatattgttaaagatcaaacaaatatttctacaaGTAACAATTAGCGTCTACGTTGTAAATACCTCGAAAGACGTATCgctatatttatatcgcaAAAAACATTTTCTCTAAATATCCTTCACTGACCCGTTCTTTCGTAATATACAGggtatatatcaatttaccTAAAGAAGTTCAACCACAGTGTTAAAACGTAACGTAAAGCATTTGAATTGCAAGTTTCAAACTCTTTGCAAACAGCttcggaaaaatttcttttcaagaaTCGATTCCGAAAAAGTATGTCGAGTTTATTTATAGAGTTTTCAACTACTGCGCCtaactaattattaaaatctaataattgcAACGGGAAGTTATGCGCCGATGAAGGCAGGGTTAAATGTATCTCAAAGCCATCTTTAAACGGTAGATGTCTGTTGATTGTTGTTGTCCAATGGAATACTCGTCGAACATTCCTTCAGCATAGCTCTCAATCGAagaatttctttcgatgcCGCTGCGAGATCGGACTGCAATTGAAGTTCCTTTTCTCGCAGACGTTTTATATCACGTTGGCAGGtctgtaaaataatatcgtaCTTAAATCATGGTAACAAAGCGTATACAACATTTACCACAGCGTACAAACGTACCACATTTTGCCTCAGCAAATCTAATTTATCGCATTTAAGCCTCGTAACTTCCATTCTCAAGTTTTCGGTTTCTAAAATGCCATCCTTAGTGGTACACCTCGTGGTATCGTGCGTCTCGGCCGAGCTCATCGATTCGAGGCCCGTGTCGCTGTCCGGATATACGACCTGATCCAGTTCAAGTTCGCTGTTCAACGAGCTGTCGTCACTTTCCGAAATAACACGTTGAGTCGTTTCCGTCTTTTCCGACCTCTCTTGCTTCCGTAAATTTTCGTGAGTCAGTCTTTGAACGGATGAAATTTTGTCCACCACCGTGTTATCGTTGCTAGCGCAAATGGATGCGGTAGACTCTCTCCGATCAACCTCGTCTTGCTGCAAAGTGGCCAAACTGCTATCTTGGTTATCCGTGTTCGACAAACTACTGTCCTGACTACCCAAGCTGGGACTTCCACGCTCCGAATCTCTTCTAAGGGTTAAATCGGGCGAGCCTAAGGGGCTCGAGGGCTCCACCGAACGTTTGCTATTAATTTTCGTGGTCGATTGTCGATTGCTCGGCGGACTAGACTCCGACTGGCCCTTTTTCGACAACTGTTGCGGCACGCTTTCCGTCGACGCGTTTCTAACGCGCGATATCAGAGCTTTTCGTACGGTGTCGATAAATCTGGATCCACTTCCACCGCTGCCGGATCCCGATGCGTCGTTGCCGGTCGGGCTTACTGGACAATTGCCTCCGAAAGTTAGACCGCTACCTCCGAATCCGATTGCTCCACCGAGAAATTCAGCTGTCTTCGCTTGCAATTCTTCCGTCAGAGATTCCAACAAAGCTGACCTCGTTCTCAACTATTTCggcgtttaaaaaataattgatatttaaatatatatatatatatatatattcttataatttattaatgttctCGTAATAgtgcgaataattaaattacctcgagtttcgaaaatttctcaGCTTTATACGCCGCATTCTCAGCGTTCACTAATTTCGTCAGGAGGAATTCCTTGAATTCGATTCCTCGTAAAAATACAGCCGGAGTCGGTAAAGCTGGACCAAACAAGGGAACGTCGTTCCGTGCCGTTACACTGACCTTGTACCTACAGAACAcgaatctttatataaatatcgtacGAATACCGACCAGAACGTAacgtacaagaaaaaaaaagaaaaattatttatcgatcgaacaaAAGGAAAACGTAAGGAtttctgttaaaatatttggattGCTCGTTCGTGAAGTAAGTATTTAGCGATTTCGTAACTGATGCATAAccttacttatataatataacaaaaaaaaaagaaaaattatttatcgatcgaacgcATAACCTTACTTATACGGTatgcaacaaaaaaaaaaaagaaaaattatttatcgatcgaacaaaagaaaaacgtaaggatttctattaaaatatttggattCCTCGTAAGTTGAGAATTTAGCGACTTCGTAACTGACGCATCCGAGAATTTCACGCATAACCTTACTTATACGATATAcaacagaaaaaaagaaaaattatttatcgatcgaacgcATAACCTTACTTATGAGatatacaacaaaaaaaaaaagaaaattatttatcgatcgaacaaAAGGAAAACATAaggatttctattaaaatattgttggaTTGTTCGTTCGTAAAGTATTTAGCGATTTCGTAACTAACGCAGAGAATTTCACGCATAACCTAACTTACACGGTAtgcaacaaaaaaaagaaaattatttatcgatcgaacaaAAGGAAAACGTAaggatttctattaaaatatttggattGTTCGTTCGCAAAGTAAGTATTTGGCGATTTCGTAACTGACGCATCCGAGAATTCCATGCATAACCTTACTTATGCGatatacaacaaaaaaaaagaaaaattatttatcgatcgaacgcATAACCTTACTTACACGGTatgcaacaaaaaaaaaaaaaaaagaaaattatttatcgatcgaacaaAAGGAAAACGTAaggatttctattaaaatatttggattGTTCGTTCGCAAAGTAAGTATTTAGCGATTTCGTAACTGACGCATCCGAGAATTTCACGCATAACCTTACTTCCACAGATATATACGAATCTAAGAATATACCTCGTATTAGGTGTGCAGGGGTCGACGACTTGTACCACGATGAATGCATGTAAGAAGTGGCTCGCGATCATATCTGGACTGAAAGGGGTTGGCTCCTCTTGGAATATTATCGCGACGATGTCGTTCCCGATGTGTCTTTTGCGCTGCAATTGCTGCGAGTCCCCTGGACTGTACGGCAAAAGGGAGGCGACGTGGAACAACACTTCTCGGCCTCGAAATACCTCGTACACCGCCGAATCGCCCGTCTGCCCGTGTCTAGTGTCCAAACCTCCGCGATACctatttttttgttgaaaaaaaattcaacaaaaattattttcacaatcaattccataaataactgatacacatatatatactatacccTTTGTGATCCCTTAAATCGATCTTTTGCCCGAGCAAGTCGAGAAATTCTTGGAAAGCAGGCGTGATCTGCCTGTTCCCAAAAAGCTGCTCCTCGGTCACCTGGCCGGCGCGTTGATGAAGAACGCCGAATTTGAACCTCGAGACCAATGCGTGCTCGTCGTATCGCGCTATCAGCGTACCGGCACCGGAACAGACAACGGGCATCAGCGTGCTCACGTTCAGCGACTCGTTGATGGCCTGCGATgaaaacgatcgaaaataataataagcgaCGATGAATCGATTGAAGAATTTAAGCttctcgattattaaaattaacaaaatcgaATCGACCCGAATTCACCAATCTCAATGcctctttgaaaataatccaATATCCTGCGAggtgtaaataataaacaagacttaaatattgaaaataaaattttttttaaaattcatttttataattcaaggAAGAGATTCGAGACTCCTTACTTTatctagaattaattaaacaaaggttattaattaaaattatcgataaacgaTCTTGGAATAAAcgaagaaatcgatcgaacaGAGCATCGAATAGAGttaaatgttgaaatttttcgatgaaatatttaaaaaaaaaaaaaaaattcgcttcACCTTGACCATTTTCGCGGGTGACGGATTCGGGCCGAGGTTCGCGGCCGGTACCAATTCGTGGGTGGAGCCTGCCCGCAACCGCAACAATACCCTCCAATGCTCCTGTCCAGCGACCGTCTCGGCCTTCACCGAGACGAGGACCGGCCCGTTCTCTCCGTCCCTTCCGACCAGGTTCACGTGCTCCtgcaaaagaaaattcgtTCAATACGGGTGGGTTGGAAGCGAGCCGGGCCCACTTTTTTACGACCCATCCGCTGCCTCGCTCTCCGACCGAGCGGTGAAAGGCGCAACATTTTCGAAAGGGTGCGCGCGAAAGGTCGAACGATCGATTCGTCGTCGCCTCCTTTTTCCTGCGAAAAGCGTTTCGAACGAACGCGAATGGGGATAAGAATGAATGACAAGGCTGAACTTGGAAcagtattttgattatatacgGGACAAGTTGAgaattttcaacgaattttCTGGCGAGAAATCGAGTAAGATTTTGAGTTATATCCGAACGGAATTCATGTGTAAAATTTCGTGTGTGATCAATCGGGAAATCAAGTTTCAGTCGgaagaaaatatgtatttaaaaaaaagagaaaaaagtacGCGTAACGACAATATAAAACGCGTAATTATCTACGAATTTGTTTACCGTGTTTGTAATGtacgaataatgaaaataatcgtaaattgGTTATTGCAGAGACATCGTCAAgagaataacaattaaaatgcaCTAACTCCGGAAAGGTCGAGTTATATTTAACTACAATTAAACGCTCgttaaaaacgatattttattcacgAGCATAGAATTACCGATAATGTTATCTTCGGGCATGATAATAATCGATGCGCATAcggcaattttctttttcgcacGATTTGACTTAACATTGAATTCTCttgacttttatttttatttatttatttatttatctttttttttaccaacttgtttattatatatatatatacgtacatcgAGTAATTGAACGAACGTTGAAACTGGAAatttgatggaaaaatatcaatgaaaagaTTTTAGTCAAAAAAATTGGATTCGAAGCAACGTATCGCGGGCTTTTAATTgggaaacaatttttaattaaatgtaattaaaccGGATGATACGTATACGTAGTGATTGAATCGGTaaacagataaaaaataatctcggttaattgaaaagaaagtttttaaagtaattcttGAAAGCGCgaactttgtattttttttttttttttcgtgaattccttcttcttcgtaGCTACacgaaattttgttaatagtctcgaaaagtttttctcttcgttatttgtaaaatttataaatatactaaatatactttgtttttaataaaaagaaaacactgTCCATCTTTACGCACgtaacgataaattaaaaaagagaaaatggagGAAATAAATGAACATGTTTAAAGCGTCGGCAATCCGTTAAACGGATAAACTCGTCTTTCCCAGTTAACGGCCTAACAGgaataaaattgcatttatatcCACTCAAGCAATTTGTAACTGTAATTGTGCTTGTAGGAAagaatattcaagaaatttaaattgcatagAAATCTCATAAAACTTTACTTGTGCCATAGAGATTATAGAGATATGaatgaaaacaaattacaaagtaatgaaataaaaactaaaatacaGATTGTTTTTCCGAAACGAGATACGGTAACATATCTGTGCAAGAGTAAAATCCTTAGATAATAACGACTGACGATAAAACAGAATAGttgaggaggagagagagagagagagagaaaaaagaaaaataaaaacgaacgcATTCGATTCATAAAACTTAATAACAAACAAGTATcgcaattaagataaaaaaattcgatgtaTCCATTGGTAACGCACATTTTACTTCATCATCGAAATAAACATGTTTCTTCGTAAGATAAAtcttcgtaaaaattaattctcaatattccgaagaataattacaattacgtgtaattacaatttattagtaCCTTGTTATATCTCGTTAAACGTTTATTCGTGATTTCCGATATTCTCAGAGACGCACGAAGATCCATTTAATACCCAAAGAGAAagcgaatatatatacacattccTTCTGGTATTTTAtcctttcgatattttctccGTATTTCAACGAAAATCAAAGTTCAAAgaggaatgaaaaaagaacgaagcgattgaaaaatgtttaaaaacaaAGTCCGAGCGTggaattaaaatctatgttaTATCTCGGTTAAATCTCGATCTTAAATAAtccaaaaaagagaaaagaaagagaagagggcAAACGGAAGAAAAGCGGAGGCATCTTAAAAGCTAGCAAGAATGAAAATCGGGGATgtcgaagaggagaggagaagagtTTCTTCTTACAAGCATTGCTGCTCGTAGCTATGAGAACGTTCCCACTCCCACGCCCGAACAGTgctcctttccttttcctgcGCCTCCCCTccattccttttctctctgaCCCGCGCCTCATCTTCCTTCTCCATCTACCTTGGTCACTATGCGCGTACAACGATCGCGAAATGTATATATGCAATGCGCACAGCCTGATTACCAAGTAACCAACGCGGTTATTTCTGCTTGGATCGCTGGATACGATTGTAACACGCGATTAAATAGCGCGATCTTTTATCTTGGTCTAGAAAAGCAAATTTATTCCACGATCACCTCCTCCGTATTCCTTCGAAAAGCCATCATGGTTTCCAGCACGCGTGCGTATCTATCTTGCCCATTAACGGCGTGCTTCAgccaataaagataaatttaagctttgtaataataaactcGGAACCATTTGATCCTAACCGTTATTATTCTCTCCGTTTTATCTTTAGCATCTGTATTTTTGCCAAGTATAAATAGAATTCGTttcaataatcgaataatacgTTCTGACGCTATCTtggcataattaatattattttagaaaaataactgGCTTAATTATCTCTTAATTACtgcataaaaattcgattaaacgaaccgtgaaaaaaattcaacggaacaaaagaaataatatcatttcgaTGAAACATTTTCAAAGACATTGTACGTCTAtcgattgttttcgataaaATGTCATCTCGAACGGCGTTACCgcgttgaatttgaaatttcagattttacaattttttaatcgggTCGCGTCTCGATACGcgtttattaaacatatttcttataaCGTATACGAAgcaaaatcatcaaaatccGTTTCAgacttaataataaacgattttaTCGCCTCGATTTTTTCCGTTGGATATGCATTTTTTACCAACGATTAAAATTCGTTCCTTTAATCAGACTACATTGTTCCACGAACAATGTTCACGCatctttattcataaattgcaACTCGGCCGCAATAATTAAGCAAAGGATACGGACAGTGATGTTCGCAATCATCATGCGTTTACTATTTCAAACTGCACGCGTGTTGTTTGTTCGAGAGCGAGTAAGGGGACTAATCGGCTCAAGACGGactataatcttataattccTTCGTTCAACATCGGTCAATTACCACGGATTTACAGTTTTAACAGTTACCATAGAGTAAGTAACAATTTACTACCGCGTTAATCGTTCTTTATTATGTAATCGGAAATTACACATATACGTTTACAAAattgtttctaataaaattgaatgacgttttaaattatttcattcacgATACGAAACTTGAAGGAAACGGTACGTCTTCGATACACACGACCAAACACTTTGACCAGCCAATCGATAACCGATATACTGAATTTATATGCGAAACACGGTTTACGGAAGTACGCATTTCGCATTATTCTCGCGTCACGTTTATAATTaacgaacaattttcaaagttattacaatttatttgtaaaatcagaacggagagagagaaagaggttaACTAACTCTCTCTAATTGAAAGGTATGAATTTACTTTGTAAGAATTCGCTTTAATCTTTTACTAGAAAAGCGCGACAACAATGTAACAACAACGCGAGACGGCACAATTACGAATCCTCGAAGCTTTCGTACGTTACGCGacgcgagaaatttttcacggAAAAATACGAGGCGAGGGCGGACGATATTTACGTAatgtttattcgaaattacaatttacCGTAAGTGGATTAAACGGTATTTTGTATTTCGGTAATACAGGCATAATGAGACGTCCAAGTATCTAACGACTGACCTTGCCATCGACCGctgcgtgtgtgtgtatcgTCGAATTAGCTACCACTACATGCTCGCGGAGAAAAAACGCCAGTAACattcccccctctcctctcccttcccctGCCTCCCCACCATATTTCAAACGAGAAACCTTTCGACCAAGTTTTAGCGAACTTAATCCCGTTGTATCTTTCCCCGTGAAACCTATACCACAAATTCACGTCCACGTGTGTACGTGAAACGTGGGTAATTTTAGTTTCTTTCTCGTTCTTCACTTCGACCACGGAGCGAAATTGACGAAAGGGAGATAGATAAccgatgtttaaaattatacaagtgatatatatatacgttaccCTGCCGACGAAAAATCGCCTGTAGCACTTGGCCGTGTCGTCTTGGTCTATCCTCGGTTGCCATGCAGGCTGGGCCGGAAGTAACGCCCTGCCAGCCGAGTCCAGGGCGTGTCGATGATCGGTACCGTCGACCCAGTAACCAGGCGGTGTCACCACCAGAGGTGGCTGAGATCCGGAAGTGGCTTGCTGAAGCGCAGCCTCCATAAGAGCCCTGCCAACGGGTGCATCGCCGACCGGTGACGGGGATGGCGTGGGTGTGTGATTATTCTGATTACCAGGACTCGACGCTGCCCTGTCCTCCCTCGGGGTCTGTAATCACGACAGCCCAGTTCGATACTCGCCTCTCtgtccttccctccctctctctcactctctctcactcactcactctctCTGCGTTTTCGCAATTTAAActcgaagaattttcattcttttttaaatcaggTGTAtcgataaatgaatgaatgtaaagtagatgttaaaaaaaggaaaggaaacgtattttataattgtaattattatcgtaaattgagtaattttcaaattgcgCAGCGGATgaggtgaaaaatttttttttttgtttaacttGCGAAACTAATTAACGAAACGAGTTTAACGCAATATGTATAccgttttaaaataagtagtcgggtatgtgtatatatatgtatgtgtgtgtgtatacatatatatatgcgcaATTTTGAATACACTGATCAATCAACATCGAGGGAGAATATTCATGACGTGGTAAGTCATTTCGCGATAAATAACGTAACTTAACTGTACATCACGTCTACAAGCcgtaaaattttaactcaACGTTATACACCGGCGGGAACCaagtaattattttccttttcccctcttttcttttttaagtattattagAGAGCCATGTACACGCTCTTTTATACGTATACACACGccttttaatgaatttcatttggCATTGTTGTACCAACCATACGCGCCACTCCTGTACCTTTGATGCACGGAACTTCTTATACACTCGCTTTCTACGCTTCTTTATCGTGCCGGCCCTTTTGCGGAACTTTGAATAGTCCCGGTTATATAAAGAACCGAGCAGGATGGCCAACTATTCGATGCAACAGATGCGAACGAATGATGTGActaattaaaggaaaaaaaaaataaatcgacgaAACCCACTTTTCAACCACGATTCCTTTCGTCCCCGAATGAAATTCTTACGAACTCGTGGaagtcaaatttaaatttttctattggaaaattaaaa harbors:
- the LOC114578087 gene encoding rap1 GTPase-activating protein 1 isoform X7; this translates as MMGVLRWRHDLRSDAGQQQQQRPNTERSSTGHSNHAHAHTHTLPKLISQTPREDRAASSPGNQNNHTPTPSPSPVGDAPVGRALMEAALQQATSGSQPPLVVTPPGYWVDGTDHRHALDSAGRALLPAQPAWQPRIDQDDTAKCYRRFFVGREHVNLVGRDGENGPVLVSVKAETVAGQEHWRVLLRLRAGSTHELVPAANLGPNPSPAKMVKAINESLNVSTLMPVVCSGAGTLIARYDEHALVSRFKFGVLHQRAGQVTEEQLFGNRQITPAFQEFLDLLGQKIDLRDHKGYRGGLDTRHGQTGDSAVYEVFRGREVLFHVASLLPYSPGDSQQLQRKRHIGNDIVAIIFQEEPTPFSPDMIASHFLHAFIVVQVVDPCTPNTRYKVSVTARNDVPLFGPALPTPAVFLRGIEFKEFLLTKLVNAENAAYKAEKFSKLELRTRSALLESLTEELQAKTAEFLGGAIGFGGSGLTFGGNCPVSPTGNDASGSGSGGSGSRFIDTVRKALISRVRNASTESVPQQLSKKGQSESSPPSNRQSTTKINSKRSVEPSSPLGSPDLTLRRDSERGSPSLGSQDSSLSNTDNQDSSLATLQQDEVDRRESTASICASNDNTVVDKISSVQRLTHENLRKQERSEKTETTQRVISESDDSSLNSELELDQVVYPDSDTGLESMSSAETHDTTRCTTKDGILETENLRMEVTRLKCDKLDLLRQNVTCQRDIKRLREKELQLQSDLAAASKEILRLRAMLKECSTSIPLDNNNQQTSTV
- the LOC114578087 gene encoding rap1 GTPase-activating protein 1 isoform X6 yields the protein MLKIRMLDYIGDTGRQQLEQSVYCEAESRRSASEDERQDVQPGGNQQEKIKSTTQDLFELLERVQCSRLDDQRCVLPPYFSQTPREDRAASSPGNQNNHTPTPSPSPVGDAPVGRALMEAALQQATSGSQPPLVVTPPGYWVDGTDHRHALDSAGRALLPAQPAWQPRIDQDDTAKCYRRFFVGREHVNLVGRDGENGPVLVSVKAETVAGQEHWRVLLRLRAGSTHELVPAANLGPNPSPAKMVKAINESLNVSTLMPVVCSGAGTLIARYDEHALVSRFKFGVLHQRAGQVTEEQLFGNRQITPAFQEFLDLLGQKIDLRDHKGYRGGLDTRHGQTGDSAVYEVFRGREVLFHVASLLPYSPGDSQQLQRKRHIGNDIVAIIFQEEPTPFSPDMIASHFLHAFIVVQVVDPCTPNTRYKVSVTARNDVPLFGPALPTPAVFLRGIEFKEFLLTKLVNAENAAYKAEKFSKLELRTRSALLESLTEELQAKTAEFLGGAIGFGGSGLTFGGNCPVSPTGNDASGSGSGGSGSRFIDTVRKALISRVRNASTESVPQQLSKKGQSESSPPSNRQSTTKINSKRSVEPSSPLGSPDLTLRRDSERGSPSLGSQDSSLSNTDNQDSSLATLQQDEVDRRESTASICASNDNTVVDKISSVQRLTHENLRKQERSEKTETTQRVISESDDSSLNSELELDQVVYPDSDTGLESMSSAETHDTTRCTTKDGILETENLRMEVTRLKCDKLDLLRQNVTCQRDIKRLREKELQLQSDLAAASKEILRLRAMLKECSTSIPLDNNNQQTSTV